The Punica granatum isolate Tunisia-2019 chromosome 4, ASM765513v2, whole genome shotgun sequence genome has a window encoding:
- the LOC116205121 gene encoding general transcription and DNA repair factor IIH subunit TFB1-1-like, translated as MASGQVVKKAIYKTSIKDPGSPGILKMSGDRLTFRPKDPNPAAELDVNFETIKGYKNTKEGSGKPAWLNLTNDQGRSYIFQFDGGYADMHICRDFVGKAIAKSGETTKAAPAKPDVIITPDEQINREELELRIKLLREDSELQKLHKQLVIGGVLTEAEFWATRKKLLERESSKKQKQRMGFKSAMISDIKPATDGRTNKVTFSLTPEIILQIFAEKPAVHQAFLSFVPSKMTEKDFWTKYFKAEYLHSTKNAIAAAAEAAEDEELAIFLKHDDILAKEARQKIRRVDPTVNMEADQGDDYLHLPDHGIFRDDGKEVSEPQYELYRRTLAHDLNRHAAVVLEGKSVEVELEDTKTVAEALARSKQAELANADSDANADQEQLQRVSRMTEIEDLQAPRDPPLALLCIKDPRDYFDSQQVNAVKILGEDAMGTAKRKSAANPRDAFGSLRKCISEVKSVGLRDPVVSSKDAFQVFNALTRDISRTKYDVGRNSQDSALDMLPNIAKEQLLHHWASIQELLRHFWSSYPITTSYLYAKVTRLKDAMSQIYTQLEEIKKSVPANHKQQVSVLVRQMHQALDSAFQHYDADQQKRSAKSSQRPNGYV; from the exons ATGGCGAGCGGGCAAGTAGTGAAGAAAGCCATTTACAAGACCTCGATCAAGGACCCGGGATCCCCTGGAATCCTCAAAATG AGTGGTGATAGACTTACATTTAGGCCCAAGGATCCTAATCCGGCTGCGGAGCTTGAtgtgaattttgaaactaTTAAAG GTTACAAAAATACCAAGGAGGGATCTGGTAAACCGGCATGGCTTAATCTGACCAATGACCAG GGTAGAAgttacatttttcaatttgatgGTGGCTACGCCGATATGCATATTTGCAGAGATTTTGTTG GAAAAGCTATTGCAAAATCTGGGGAGACTACAAAAGCTGCTCCTGCAAAACCTGATGTCATCATAACTCCTGATGAGCAAATCAACAGAGAAGAGCTGGAGCTCCGGATAAAACTATTGCGAGAGGATAG CGAGTTGCAGAAACTTCATAAGCAACTTGTGATTGGTGGTGTTTTGACGGAGGCTGAATTTTGGGCAACAAGGAAG AAATTACTTGAGAGAGAATCTAGCAAAAAGCAAAAACAGCGCATGGGCTTCAAAAGTGCCATGATTTCAGACATTAAGCCAGCAACTGACGGTCGG ACAAACAAAGTTACTTTCAGTTTGACACCGGAAATCATTCTTCAG ATTTTTGCCGAGAAACCTGCAGTTCACCAAGCATTCTTGAGTTTTGTTCCCAGTAAG ATGACAGAAAAGGACTTCTGGACCAAATATTTTAAAGCAGAATACCTTCACAGCACAAAAAATGCCATTGCTGCTGCTGCCGAGGCGGCTGAAGATGAAGAACTTGCCATTTTCCTGAAGCATGATGATATATTGGCTAAGGAAGCTCGGCAAAAg ATTAGACGGGTGGATCCCACGGTAAACATGGAAGCTGACCAAGGGGATGATTACCTACATCTACCG GATCATGGGATATTTCGTGATGACGGCAAGGAAGTAAGTGAACCACAATATGAGCTATATAGAAGGACTTTAGCTCATGACCTTAATCGGCATGCGGCAGTCGTACTTGAAGGGAAATCTGTTG AAGTGGAACTGGAAGACACTAAGACTGTTGCGGAGGCACTTGCCCGGTCAAAACAAG CTGAGTTGGCTAATGCGGATTCTGATGCAAATGCTGATCAGGAGCAGTTACAGAGAGTTTCACGTATGACAGAGATTGAAGATCTTCAAGCACCCCGTGATCCTCCACTGGCTCTGCTTTGTATCAAG GACCCTCGAGACTACTTTGATTCTCAACAAGTCAATGCCGTTAAAATTCTGGGGGAGGATGCAATGGGGACAGCGAAAAGGAAGAGTGCTGCAAACCCGAGGGATGCATTTGGGTCCCTcaggaaatgcatatccgagGTCAAATCTGTGGGTCTGCGTGATCCTGTAGTTTCATCTAAAGATGCTTTTCAG GTATTCAATGCGCTGACGCGTGATATATCACGGACTAAATATGACGTGGGAAGGAATTCTCAAGATAGCGCTCTGGACATGTTGCCAAACATAGCGAAGGAGCAGCTTCTACAT CACTGGGCCTCCATACAGGAATTACTGAGACATTTTTGGTCATCGTATCCAATTACAACTTCTTACCTTTATGCAAAG GTAACTAGACTGAAGGACGCCATGTCACAGATTTATACACAGCTAGAG GAGATAAAGAAATCTGTACCAGCCAACCACAAGCAACAAGTTTCAGTTCTTGTTCGTCAAATGCATCAG GCTTTAGATTCGGCTTTTCAACATTATGATGCTGACCAGCAGAAGCGATCTGCTAAGAGTAGTCAGAGACCGAATGGATATGTCTAA